The Leptospira mtsangambouensis genomic sequence ATATTAGTTTTGCAGATCCTGTGAATAAAAAAGATGATAAACCTCTTGTTACACAAGTCCCAGAGGAAACAACAAAGACCAATTCAGAATTAGAAAAATATTATGCAAAACTAAAATATCCACCTGGTTTTTATGAAGGAGCTTTTTTGATTAGTTTTATGGGAGGAGGGACACTTGCACCTAGTGGATCTTTTATCAGCCATGAAAAAAACTATGATAGCACTTTACAATATAAGATTGTAACAAAAGAAGTAAGCCAGGATTATTACCCTCAAGGATTGATTCGAAATGACCAGCCAGGATTGTATTTTAAACCCACATACACTCCCGGTGTTGCTTCTCAGTTTGATTTTGAATATGGATGGAAAGAAAAAATTGGCCTTGGATTTACTGTCATGCAAAATTCAATGAAAGCAAAAAGACAAGATGTAATTCCTGGTTTATCATATTACAAAGAATATGTGGATCCATTTCCGAGAGAACGAACGATTTATCGGGGAAATTCGATGAGTTTCCTTGCTACCTACCATCCCATCCCAAAAAACTTTTTTGATCCATATCTTGCGGCAAGGGCAGGGGTTGTTTCCTTTACAGGCGAAGCCCATTCAGGAAATTCACATGACAGGTTTGTTTATAGCAACCAAATCACAAGTGGAATTGGGAGTATTGTAGGATTGGGTGCTGGACTTAATATTTATTTAGGACGTTATTTTGGAATTAAGGCGGAAGTTGATTATTATAGAGAGTTTTTAAAGGCTGACCAATTTTCAATGCGTACGCTAAATTCTTACCAAGCAATGGTAGGAGTATTTGTCAATTTATCAAATGTTCAATATCGACTGGAACAGTATTAGGAGTAGGTTTTAAGTTTTGAGAATTTTAATCGTTGAGGACGAAATTGTGGCGGCAAGAGGATTGGAACGTATTTTGCGTGAAGTTCTTGGATCAAAAATTTCGTCCTTACGTATTGAAAAAACTTTGATTGGTTCTCAATGTTTCATTCAGGAAAATGAAATTGATCTTCTGTTTTTGGATCTAAATTTGGATGGTGACATTGGATTTGATTTGCTTAAAGAAACTTCTGCTGCCTCCTTTTTGACGATCATCACATCGGGAAATACGGCAGAAGCAATCCAGGCTTTTGAGTATGGAGTTCTCGACTTTGTGCCCAAACCAATTCATAAAGAAAGAATTACGAAAGCACTCGGTAAGTTCCAAACTAACAATGGGCAAACAAAAACAAAGTATCTTGGTGTAAAACAAGATCACAGTTTGTCGTTAGTTGCAATTAAGGACATTCTGTATTTACAATCCTTTGACAAACGAGTAAAAGTTTATCGAAAAAATGGAGAGATGATTGTACATAACAAAAGTCTTGAATCTCTATTAAAGGTTTTACCGACACATTTTTCCAGAATTCACAGATCGTTCATTGTAAATGAAAAACATATCAAAACCATTATTACTTCCGCAGGAGGTTCTTACCAAGTAGAACTAAAAACTGGAACTAAACTCAAAATGGGTAGAGAGTTTTATAAAGAATTAAAATCCAAGTTATTGTTCAATTTTTCTACTTAATCATAAAAATGTAAATACCTGTTTCTTTTTATTCAAATCGAATCGTGATATCTGGATTTCCCGATATGAATTTAACATAGTATCCATTTTTTGATGGAGGTGGGTTTTTGTAGTTATTGAAATCTGAGTTCCATAGTTCAAACTTAATTTCAGTTTGTATGCTTGAAATGGGAGTTCGTTCATATGTATAAGATGTTGAAGTCAGGCAGGAATTACTAGTGATCCATATAACTTGTGTTTCTTGTGTTTTCTGAATGAAAAATGAGTAATTTGATGTTGGGCTTGGGGTATTTGCGTGGGGAGTCGTTCCTTCTGGTGAAAATTGAAACCAGGTTTCCTCACCTAACTTTAATTTAATTTGGTATTTTTCTCCTTTTTTCAATGTTAGTGCTGGGTGTTGACAAGAGTTCGAGTAATATTTACTTGCAAAATCAATCATAAACAATTGTACGAGAGGATCTGCCTTTACCTCGTCTGAACGTTCACCGCAAGTATATAAAGTCAATATGCAGAAGTAAATAGGTACAATTTTTTTTAATGTAAAAAACAAGAAACGAGTGGAAAATATAGATTCAATATTCATTAGTTTTGTTTCACAATAATGGTCGCTTGGTTTTCGGAATTTAGTTCTAGCCTATATCGATTATTACCTGCAAATTGCAACGAATAGCGATCAATTTTGTATTTTATCTCTGTTGCAGTTTCGGAAAAGGGTGATATAGCATCTCTTGACGGAGATGAAAAATTTCTGCAAGAAATCCAACTTCTTAACGTGACTGAAGTATTGGTGTCCTTGGTGACTGTAAAGTAGTAATCTTTTGATTCTTCAGGGGGAGCGACATTTCCTTCAGGTGAAAACTTGAACCAAGTTGAATTTCCTTTCTGTAGAGTAATGGGATATTCAATGTTCTTTTTAATTTCAAATTCAGCGGGTGGGCAATGATCAACAAAAATAGGTAAAATAAAAATACTAAATTGAATCAAAAATTGTTCTTCGTAGTTGTCAGGTTTTTCACTAAGATTGTTGCAACGAGTAGAGCAAATTAGTATTAGAAAAATTTGCAATAATTGCTTAATGAATGTATGAGGTAAACGTCTTGCTGATTTTTGATTATTGCAAAACAACATTGTTGTATTGTATGTATTCGATTCCAAATTTTTGTCATTCATAAAACAGTTGTTTAATGAAAAAATATGGAATCATTTTGTTGTTTATTCCATCATCTCGTAGATACCTCGTTCAATTTGGATCGAGTTGGTTTTTAAAAAATCTGGCATCACAAATCCTTGTTTTTTGTATTCTAAAAAGACCATTTCTTTTGCTTTCTCTAAACATTGTTTGTCTTTCCAAATGGCGATGGTCACAAATTGGATCATCCCATTTTCCTCTCGGATAAACGCTTGGTCTTCACAAAATCCTTCTAATGATTTGATAAAATCACGATTGATTTTGGCTCTTTCTAAAAATGTTCCTTTGGATTCAACAGGCAATTGGAATCGATCAATTAGAATTTGGTTCATGGTTTCCTCAGATTTGGATTGTATCCTTTTTTTATATTACAAGGAATTGGATCTCAAAACTTGTAAAAAATCAGAAAAGGGGTTGGATTACCAAATTTGCGGTTTTTTGAAAAAAAGTTTAGGCGATTCTCCTGTGAAAAGTTTGAACTCTTTATTGAAATGGGACTGGTCAAAATAACCGGCTTTTTGAGCAAGATTTGTCAAATTGGTTTCGTTTGTGTATGACCTGATCAGAGTGTGAATTCGAAGAAGGTTCGCATATTGTTTTGGAGTGGTCCCAATACTTTCTTTAAATTTTTTTTCGAGTGAGTCGAGACTAATTGGTAATCCTTGTTTGATATCGTTCATTTTAATTTGTCCTTTTGACAAATTAATTTTCTGAAGAGTTGTATTGATACTTGGATCAATCGTTCTATTCTTTTTGTTTCGAATTAAAAAATCTTCAACTAACAGTATACATTCTTCATTTGATTTTGCAAAAAATAATTGTTCTTCCAAATTTTCTATCAAACGATTGGAAATGAAATTATTTAAAGCGATTGTTTTTCCATAAAATTCAGAAATTGGTTCTCCGAAAAAACCTGCTGCACCGATTCCCGTAAGAATGACTAACAAAGCTGATGAATTTTTTGGATAGATGATCTTTCTTGCCGTTTTTCTGAGGCCTGCAATCCCTGTGCGAGGCAAATCATAAACAGTATTTGATTCGAATGAACGAAGATTCCCTCGTAGTTGAAAGGATAAAACTAAGTTTGGGTTAGGTAAAATTCGATTTTCAATCCCATCTTTTGATTCGATGATGAGATATTTTTGCACAAAGGGAAGTAACATAGCAGTCGGAAAATAGGTAAATATCTTCATTCTTGGCAACGGGAGTGCAAACGATCCTTTCAAAGCTTAGAATCTTTCTCCCCTGATGACAAGAAGATTTTACGTGGTTCTACGCAAGAGAATCCAGTGCAAGTGAACATATGTTTCCATTAGAAACTTAAATCTATAAAATGATTCTGCATAAGTCCTTGGAAATTTCTTTCGTTTGACAATTTATCAGTGTCTTCCTATTTTTATCTCCAACAGAGACCGACCAAATTGAAACCATCTCTAACAACAGTTTTATTTTACTTTGGATGTATCGCGGGCTTCTTATTTTATTCCTGCAAATTTCCAAATTTAGAGAATGGTTGTGATCCAAAATCGGAATCCTTTCGAGATTTTTACTTAGCAAGGATCCTTGTTGACGACGATCGAGAGTTCTGTGGATCTCGGGCACCGAATCGATCCATTTGTGAAATGGATCCACTGGCCATCATCCAACCCAGGCGATGGAAATATGTTTCAGAAGAGATGCGAAAACAAATCTCTCTTGGATCAACAGGAGTCACCTTCAGTAGTTTTACTCCTCCTTATGCAGGTACTGCGAAGTGGTTAGGTGGGGTTCTTGGCGATAACCAAAAAATATATTCAGCACCATACAATCAATCCGATGTTCTCGTGATCAATCCTTTGACAAATGAAACCGCTACTTTGGCAACGGGGGCAAGTGGCACTGCTCAATGGGAAGGAGGTGTTTATGCAA encodes the following:
- a CDS encoding LytR/AlgR family response regulator transcription factor → MRILIVEDEIVAARGLERILREVLGSKISSLRIEKTLIGSQCFIQENEIDLLFLDLNLDGDIGFDLLKETSAASFLTIITSGNTAEAIQAFEYGVLDFVPKPIHKERITKALGKFQTNNGQTKTKYLGVKQDHSLSLVAIKDILYLQSFDKRVKVYRKNGEMIVHNKSLESLLKVLPTHFSRIHRSFIVNEKHIKTIITSAGGSYQVELKTGTKLKMGREFYKELKSKLLFNFST
- a CDS encoding antibiotic biosynthesis monooxygenase, which translates into the protein MNQILIDRFQLPVESKGTFLERAKINRDFIKSLEGFCEDQAFIREENGMIQFVTIAIWKDKQCLEKAKEMVFLEYKKQGFVMPDFLKTNSIQIERGIYEMME
- a CDS encoding helix-turn-helix domain-containing protein is translated as MKGSFALPLPRMKIFTYFPTAMLLPFVQKYLIIESKDGIENRILPNPNLVLSFQLRGNLRSFESNTVYDLPRTGIAGLRKTARKIIYPKNSSALLVILTGIGAAGFFGEPISEFYGKTIALNNFISNRLIENLEEQLFFAKSNEECILLVEDFLIRNKKNRTIDPSINTTLQKINLSKGQIKMNDIKQGLPISLDSLEKKFKESIGTTPKQYANLLRIHTLIRSYTNETNLTNLAQKAGYFDQSHFNKEFKLFTGESPKLFFKKPQIW